aaattgccccctgtaaatattccctcatcacttgccccccactccttgagctgatcgagTAAGGAGGTTGGGCAGCTGAATGAGTAGTTGTCActgtttttctgagcctctgtaaaaagttctactaaaaatttgggttagcagTCTTGGATGCTGAATTCACTTTTTAAGTCTCTCGGTGCCTTTTTAGTCTTCCCATGCAAAGGGTGATTAGGTCACTCGAGGTGATAGTAACGTTCGAGAATTTTCCTATAGTAGAAAAGGGGCTAGCTcttaaattagtacatatatatatttttattgttatttttggcctAGGGCCGAGGCTATGCTAGTCGAGGTCGCATTCCTCATCTTcgggggccgctggccgaggttgtggtggccgaggccgcttgccttatcttcgaggccgctggccgaggctgtgTGCCTTGTCTTCGGGGGCTACTGGCCGAGGCTATGGTGGCCGAGGCAGCGTGCCTGATCTTtgggggccgctggccgaggctgcAGTGGCCGAGGCCGCGTGCCTGATCTTCAAGGTTGCTGGCCGAGGCTGCGTGCCTCGTCTTCGGGGGCCGCTGGCTGAGGCTATGGTCTcatttggtcttcatttggcggaggttcgtagcctccgaactaatgccttttggtcttcatttggcggaggttcgtagcctccgaactggtgccttaattagtaggggcggtcccctttggtcttcatttggcggaggttcgtagcctccgaactgatgcctttcgatcttcatttggcggagtttcatagcctccgaactgatgccttaattagtaggggtggtcctctttggtcttcatttggcggaggttcgtagcctccgaactggtgccttaattagtaggggcggtcccctttggtcttcatttggcggaggttcgtagcctccgaactgatgccttaattagtaggggcggtcccctttggtcttcatttggcggaggttcgtagcctccgaactgatgccttaattagtaggggtggtcccctttggtcttcatttggcggaggttagtagcctccgaactgatgccttaattagtaggggtggtcccctttggtcttcatttggcggaggttcgtagcctccgaactggtgccttaattagtaggggtggtcccctttgaacCTTCGATTTTGAGTTGTCAAGAGTTCGAGGATCATAagtgatcctttgtttttgagtgttcgggggttcggggccccccgaggatcatatctgatcctttgtttttgagtgttcgagggttcgaggccccccgaggatcatatctgatcctttttttttgagtgttcgggggttcgaggccccccgaggatcatatctgatcctttgtttttgcgtTGTCGAGGCATTTCAGACCCTCGGTCTTCATATGCACATGCTGGCTTGGATTGTAGTTGATGACGggattttaaagaatatccatattttattttaggcaAAATGCCTACTTCCACAATCCGAAATaacatccatattttgttttcacggtTCGGCttgatgcctacgtccgcaatcagagataatgttcatattttgccTTCACGGTTCGGTCTTGATGCCTACGTCCGTATTCCGAAATACTGCTCGTATTTTGTCTTCGCGGTTCGgcgaaatgcctacgtccgcaatccagaataatattcatattttattttcgcgatTCGGTCTTGATGCCTACGTCCGCGATAGCCATCTCTACCGTTTTGTCATGCAAAGATGCATCCTACTAACCATTGGCTATCTCTTTGAGGGTTCGGAGCTAGCCCAATTTGGCCCTTGCTGCCGTCATGGAATAAAACCCCCATGGGTAGAAAAAGATGCTATGCTTATTGGAAAAGCCCTTTATTGACGTTGTAGCCCAAAAGATaagccaaaaaaatataatgtatacaACATGAACAAAATCAAGCTTCATCATCTTGAGGTTTTTGACCTCAataagtgcaattaataagcAACGATGATAAACAAACACATAGACTCAATGGATTAGAAAAATTAGCAGTACCTTGCTGCCGTGAAACTTCATCCATTGATTTTGCTTGTCTTTTTTTCCCAACCTCTAAAaggttttattttaacataagaCCGCATAGGATGGCAAAATCAAGCCTCATGGGATctataaaataagatgaacATCTTCTTTCTCCTGGATTACCGCTCCcaatttcttctcccattttttcgGAAGCCGTTAATGAGGTCACATAAGAGCCAAGCATTAATGAGGCCACATACATGAAACCTTTTCTTTTCCACTCAATCTGATTGTGCTTCGAGTGGCTTGAGATTATACTTggcagacaaaaagaaaaacgaggccccacggtgggcgccaattgatgatgcggagccgatcactTTCTTCTGTcttgaaccaagtacctgcaaaaaagggtggggacttgctccccgtgatccctccgacgctcaagtcagttcattgGGTTTtcgaggagtataatagtaatggaaaaataatatatgagtcccttaggagtcagatccccatatctgtagaggttgccctctatttatagatatcctgtggcctttcccttaggagataagatatatttcaaaaggagaggttgatcccctttccatggagagaaaagataatcttcactaatagagataattcttgggatatttaaagatatcattggttgacttaatcttcttctttatctatttccagttcaaaatcataataaagattataaagataagcggaactcctaagtcttgacacgtggcgatcgcatattagtctttactggcacacatggctccgagttaatgATAACCTTCCaagggtagtacagtaaaattggcccctgtaaatattccgTCATCACTATAGTTGGTCAGTATGGCTCAAAATGCACGATGTGCAGTCTCCTAGCAATGAGCAATAATGTCTAATTCTTTTTCAGCCGGGCTGGTCATTTCTCGTTCTTTTTTAAACGTTAGGTTTATCTCTTCTCTCGTCAGCATTGAAACAATCTCCCTTTTTTCGAGAAGGTAGTGCACATTGGACAAGTctctttctttatattttctggcAATTTCATTCTCTaagaaaacattgaaaaattgCACCGACTATTCCAGACTAAGCTACACACAGTTATTAGATTCAAAAAGTTAATTTCCTCTACCTTTTGTTTAGGTTTACTTTCAAATACTGAAAGCAAATTCCTATCTGTATTCTTTATTCACAATCTGCAGCTTGGTTGGGAATCTTAAACTCAgtaaatgtattaaataaatttcataatcatttaACTAAGACTAATTAACTGCAAGCGAAAGGTCTTTATATATAGTCGGCCTGCTTTGGGGAGCATTTAATCCTTGTATAGGAATCTCCCTTCTTTTAGCCAGCTGCAGGATGGCAGGGAAGGTGGGGGAAGAGAAGGAAGACTACACCAAGGATGGAACTGTTGATCTCAAGGGCAGGCCAGTCCTCAGATCACAGACTGGGAGGTGGAGAGCTTGTTCCTTTATTGTTGGTATGTTACAATTGTTCTCTTTTTGTCATCTCTACTAACAACAATGATTAGGGTCGTAGATGAGTTGAGTCGTTCGTGAGCAAATGGTTTCATATTTATCTCGacaaaatttattcattaaaataaaaaatctaaatttgagtttagctataaaactcaatttataaataaattgaagttgAGCTCAATAATAATCGTAGTTTATTAAGGCTCGTGAACATATTTGATTTAAGATTCATGAATATTAATAGGTTCGATTAAAAGTTCGTAATCATATTCAATTAGAAGTTTATAAATAGTTCGCAAATatgtttgtttataaatatattaatatatttatttataattttataaatatactattatttaacaaaaagtTATCAATctttaaattcttataaatatattaaaaattgaatatatatatataataaaataaaataacaaattaggTTCTAGTGAGCTCAAGCTTGTTGGCAAGCCCGAGCTTTCAACCTTTTGATGAACCGAGCTTTAAGCTCGAGTTCAAATCTAGAAATTGACTCGTCGATTtgatttgaattcaataaaaattgaattgattcaGTTTGATTACAATCTTAGTGATAATTTTGTGATCAAGAAAGATTCTTTTAGCAGTCCAAACATTCTTCTTCGGAGTCTAGATTCAAGAATCATTTTTACTTTATGTATTGAGTTGAGAGGCAGAGTAGAGTCCAATctctattaattataatttagtcaTCGATCGTCGCACTTTGCTTGGGTACGATCGTGATGTCTTGCATTGCAGGGTACGAAGTGTTTGAGAGGATGGCATACTATGGAATCACAACAAATTTGGTGGTGTACTTGACCAATAAACTTCACGAGGACACAGTGAAATCATCCAACAATGTCACCAACTGGGTGGGCACTGTTTGGCTGATGCCTTTGTTGGGTGCTTATATTGCAGATGCCCATCTTGGCCGCTACAGGACTTTCATCATTTCATCCATTATTTACCTTGTGGTTCGTGTCTAGttagttaaaatttaatttgtaatttcccGGTCAACCCACAAATTATTTTCTCTGTTTTATTGACACTCTTTGCTCCCTTGATGAGACAGGGAATGTGCTTATTGACACTGGCAGTCTCAGTGCCGGCCTTGAGACCACCGTCGTGTGGGCATGGGGTGGTGGATTGCGAAAAGCGAGCCTCCAAGCTACAACTTGGCGTTTTCTTTTGCGCCTTGTACATAATAGCACTGGGGACGGGTGGTACCAAGCCCAACATCTCCACCATGGGGGCTGACCAGTTTGACGACTTTGAGCCCAAGGAGAGGGCTCAGAAGCTCTCATTCTTCAACTGGTGGATGTTTAGTATTTTCTTTGGGACCCTCTTCGCCAACACCTTCTTAGTGTACATACAGGACAATGTGGGTTGGGCTGTGGGCTACAGCCTACCAACAGTGGGTCTTGCCATCTCCATACTGGTGTTCATCGTGGGCACACCCTACTATAGGCACAAGACCCCTTCTGGGAGCCCTTTGACTAAGATGGCTAAGGTGTTGGTGGCCGCAAGTAAGAAGTGGAAGGTGGTCGTCCCAAATGACCCGAAAGAGCTCCAGGAGCTCAGCTTGGAGGAATATTCCATCTCCGTCAAGTACAGAATCGACTCTACCCCCTCGTTAAGGTAAAGTATTGTATTGTTAGGAATCTCTAGATAGCTAGTTGGCTAAACTCTAGTTACGGACAACTCTTCCTCAAGTATATATCCTCTGCATGTGGTTTTTGTAACCTACACTGAACTGCCATGCTTGCAGATTTCTTGACAAGGCCGCAGTGAAGAGTGGATCGAGCTCGCCATGGAGCCTATGCCCAGTGACCCAAGTGGAAGAAACCAAGCAAATGCTGAAAATGCTCCCAATTCTGGTTGCCACCTTCATCCCCAGCACCATGCTCGCTCAAACACAAACCCTCTTCATCAAGCAAGGCACGACGCTTGAAAGAAGCATGGGTCCCCACTTCAAAATCCCGCCTGCTTGTCTCAGTGCCTTCGTCACCATCTTCATGCTCATCACCATCGTTGTCTACGACAGGTTCTTCGTGCCGGCGATCCGCCGGTACACGAAGAACCCTAGAGGGATCACGATGCTGCAGAGGCTGGGAATTGGGCTGGCCTTGCACGTGGTCGTCATGCTCACCTCCTTCTTAGCGGAGAGGACGAGGTTGAGCGTAGCCAGGGAAAATGGGATCACCGAGAAAAACCAGATTGTGCCGCTGAGCATCTTCATCTTGCTGCCTCAGTTCGCCCTGATGGGGGTGGCCGATAACTTCGTGGAGGTGGCGAAGCTGGAGTTCTTCTACGACCAGGCGCCGGAGGGAATGAAGAGCCTCGGCACCGCCTATTTCACCACCAGCCTAGGAGTGGGGTATTTTCTGAGCAGTTTTCTTCTATCGACTGTGGCGAAAGTCACCAGAAAGCATGGCCACAAAGGCTGGATCTTGGACAATCTGAATCAATCTCATTTGGACTACTATTACGCATTTTATGCTGTTTTAAGCATTCTAAACTTTCTCTACTATTTAGTGGCCGCAAAGCTCTTCGTTTACAACGTCGATGTGGACAAACGAGCAGAAGAGTTGAAGGACGCCATTAATCTGCAGAACGATGTGCCAAGCTGATgaatcccttttctttttttactattttttctttgaagttCATTTGGTTCTAATGTGGAATCACACATATACtttttttaagtgaaaatagAGGAATCCCTACTGTAAAGAGTCTTTGGCAGGAGTGTCTCACTCTCCCTAAACCATGGTGGACCTGGGCTGGCGGTTCAGACGTGAGACGTGGGTCGAAACCCGGGTCGTGACTCCATGGATATATATGTGCAGGTCATTGACAACCGCATGAAGATAGACTCGATTTCTTGACTTTGCGATAACTCAACTTCTCAAGCGTGTGCTATGAACTATCTGTGTTACCCCAAAggttacatatatacatatatattgtgcATTAGCAGAATTGTTGTTGAATCGTCATTGTGATTAATTTATTGCATTTGAAGCTGTGCATTGTTTTAttctgctatatatatatatttatatatactataCTGGGTTTGCTTGAAATTACCCATATTTCAAACGAAAATAATTgatgtttttatataaaataatacatttttaatccAATGACAGCACAGGTATCGAGTTAATCATGGTTCTTCTTGTTACTAGTATTACTCTTTGTCTCAAGGAAGAAGACAACAACTAAGGACATGGTTTAACATCATTAATTTGTCCCTAAATTCTTTTTCTAAGTAGCAATTTTGTCTTCGATCACAAGAACCGTTGGGTTAATTGGCTTGATAATTCAATTTGCTCGGTGGATATGCTCAGAATAACTGGCCCGATAATGAAACGAGATAAGATTTTGGACCGCCATATAAAATGGagaaaatctatatatatatatatgagttttagtttcttgttctttttcctCTGGCTGTTCTGTTCTGTTTGGTTCATACGATTTGTTAGTTCTTTATTCAATTACTAAATGAAGAACTAGTTAAAAGTCTTAATCCAACCCCCCCTGGTTACTATTACACATCATAAATTTGTATCATTGCCTTGAACAGATAAGTTCTCAAGCCTCTCAAAGGGAATCTTTTGTGCTTGCTAGGCTATAGATGATACCTTGTTTGTTTGAATATAGCCCGAGTGTGATTATTTAGCAAGTTTGGAGCTTATTAAAATCcttttttaattagtttgaaAACTCAATCTGAATCCAAATCAAAATCAGACCATATCTTGCTTATTAAATACTTATGCCTACATGATCATATGGAGGTTAGTAGAAGGAGACGGGTTATAGAACAAGTCCCTGGAATACCAGTTCTTGTTCTGGATCATCCCAACTTTATAAGCTCACACTGGGCCAAGTGTCGGGATAAGCGCCAGTAATTCTTTTTGGGATGCTTTTCAAACGCTGGGAAAATCTCTGTTTCTTGTAATGTTTGGGTGATCTGAATCCAAGGTCCCAGCTAGatgacaaaagaagaagaagaaaaaggtggTGTGGATGGGAAAGAGGATTACACACAGGATGGAACTGTGGATCTAAAGGGTCGGCCAGTCCTAAGGGCAGAAACTTGGAGATGGAAAGCTTATTCCTTCATTGTTGGTAAATGCTAAAGTACCCTATTCTtcttttattcatatatatatatatgtggatatatatatatatatatattgacaatAAGGAACCTGCAACCACTATCATTCTAAGTGCCTTTTGTTCATTATTTTTACAATATCATTTTATGAGTCATTTTCCCGGCATCCAAACACCCTGAAAGGAgtttgaatttgagaaattaagcTGTTTTTATGGATTAGAATATTGCATGTATAAACATACATATATTCAGTTGAGCCCATAATTAAAAGGCCTGCCTTAGTCCATGGTTGATTTTTGTGTCACCATCATGTCATTTGTAGTTCTTCATTTCTTGGTTATTCAATGTATTGATTTGATGTGCATCTGTTTTGATTAcgacaataataattatagttGTAAATATTATACCAAACAAGGTATTATATTTGTTAGTATGGTAGAtatcaaataatatttgatatcatttcaaattataatataaattatgaaaatatataaagataataaaattcaaaaaaatatacatacaaataaacaaaattccaaaatttatatatttttattatttatttttttaattttgaaacttttaaaagtgGTATCTTTTGGTATGGTACAAATATAGAAATGAATTTGGAATACTATCATGCTTGTTTTTCACcaaatttggaataaatttgAGATTCACTACCCTAAACGACATATCAAATTTGGAATCGAGTATTATGACGATGATAATTTAgatgattattttaaattggGAAATGAGTTTTTgttgttatattatttaattaattgttgtattaatATGATGTTGCACTAATTAAGGGATGAGCTTGATAATATTGTGGAATTTCTATTAATTACTATATAAAAGGAATAATTAATTGGGGATGAATCAGTTACATTTATCTTAACCTTAACGCGACCACTTATAAGAGAAGGGATGACTACATCCCCTTATTTAGCCTTAGATGTTCAAGTTAATATAAAGTACCAACACGTAATGAACAAGAcgaatttgataaatttttctaCGAGAAAGTCTTGGTTCTTATATAGAACAAGACTAGGTACTTAAGGGGGTATTTGTATATGAGAAGTTTTTAGGTTCTTTAGAATATTAGTTTGGAAatctatattttcatatttagtataatttttttaaaaaaaataatacaaaaatagtatttctagaatttgtttttaataaacTTTCTTACAAAAAATTTTTTATGAGGGGGTTGGAAATCTTGGATTTCTATGCGAGGaaaagtttttaacaaataaaaaaattaaaatattcattaCTCTCTTATAATTCCATAACTCTTTCACGATTATTTTTGTCATAGCCATTTCATGATTACGCACATAcgtatatacataatgtgtaaaaaaaaaaaaaacattttttactttctaaaGAGGTTGAAGgttccaatattttatatattagaaggaatttatcaattttaaacaaaaaatcaaataagggtaattttggaaaaataacatgaattcttgcatttaaaccaaatataggaATGTAAGGCtgggttctctttgttgtttttaggtctttttagttttcagttttctaaaacaataaaaatgcatttactttgtcattttcaaaaatacattttagaaaacaagaaaaaaatttataaaaaaaactcaaaacaagaaaatattatttttattgttttcaaccaaaacaatctctcaattcaaaacatgaaaaacacatcctatttttcatgttttgactctaaataaaaaaaagaaaagaagatagaaaaaaattattattaaaatttaaaaataaaattatatatttatttaaattttaaaaatataatatatttatattataattaaaaatataagataacatataatatattattaagtatattacgcatattatgtataataatatttaatataaattatcttagatattaataatttattaattaaattttttattttattttaatagtaaaattttattaaaaaaagttagttttatcctttaataattaaatttattaaacaaaatattataaaataattttctcaaaattttaaagtaaacacattttctaatgatgaaatcttatcatttataatcatattatgtaatattagtTCACgtcttcaaattttattttaatgctttttattaataatcacgcacttactattttttttataagttaatttatttatttatttaaaattaaatagttttacttttttagataattagatttatttaataaaatatcattaaaaaattattttcaaaattttaaagagaacgcgttttatagttttctttttaaagaaataaatttttaaaatgataaagagaacacatttttaatttttttaaaatagactatcaaaactcaaaattaaaaagtaaagacaACGTAGTTTAagatttccaaaaaaaaaatccaatattcttaagaatatttaaatcaaacaaaatataaaattgtataaatccTAAAAATCAAAGATTTTTCAAGAGTATTTTCAAGAATCATGAATctcaagaatttaaaaattttttcgATATCAAAAGTCCTGTTAGTGTTAATCTCCAAGATTTCCAAACTTAGCGGTTATGGACCGATGGAAAATTCATTAGACTAGATTAAGATATATAATAATGAACCTCTAAATCTACTTtggattttctaaaattgagaTATGCGACTTGAATTTGTGAACTTATCTCTTGGATCTAGGTTAGACAAAGGAAGACATGCTTCTATCTTATTGTTTAACAATAAGGATGGATGCATGGTAGGTTAGGATTTGTTAATCCTCCTAAAGTAGTGAGGTAAcacaaaaaattactaaaatatccCTTAATAAAGCCAATTCAATATTGTCATATACCCTAAATTCAAGTAATAAAAAGATTACACATGTTATTTTATCCAAacatattaagatttaaaagagtAACTCAAATCTAACTTCCAAATCTCAATATTATAATCTCAATTATCTCGCTTTCTTCAGTTTAGtttatataaagaaaagatCTCTACATGTAAAAACATCTGACTACAACCTCAACATTtacttttttgaatttcattatTAACTTAAGAATCAAAAGTCATGTTGTAGAGTTTGACTCGCCTTATTCTCTTATGCAAATCTCGAGATAATATTTGGTGATTAGTCTTACGTATCATCGTCAACTAATTTAGTGATATAACTTTTTATGTGTTCTTTCATCGGAAGTGAATTTATATAAACAatacaaaaacataaataaaaataataattttaagcaCAAAAGAGAACGAAAAATAATTATTCGGGgacaaaaatgtaaatatacAACTAAGAATTGGCGACAGAATTGCCAAAACAGACCTTTAACCGGAAAGTTGCAGAGAAATGAATGAGGCGTTTGAATGGCGGCCTGCGGCACTGTGGTTTGGCTGAGGAAGCGGGAGAAGATGAGAATGGAGAACAGGTTTTCGAAAGCCCCTCCGATCGCCGGCAGGTGCCACTGTCGTTATCATCATCTCTGCTTCAATTCAAAACTCATGGCGACCACCGCGGCGGCAATGGTAGCCCGACCATCCCTTGCCGTCCGCTCCATAACGTCACGCTCTAATTACCTATGAAACAATTGATTCAGTTCATTACCGTGATTCAAACCGAGGACGAATTTGAATCCCAATCTTTAACCCTAATTACCGAACGAATGGAATTCGAGGATGGCATGACAGGTAAAGAATCACGGTTCTTGCTGTTACTAGTATCCGTTCTTGTCTTTAAGGAAAAAGACGGCATCCAAGGACATGGTTCAGCACCACCACTTCGCCCTATAGCAACTTGTCGTTGATTACAAGAATTGTTGGCTTGCTAATACGCTTTGATCGGCAGATACTCGTCAGCAAGAATTTTTGGCATTGGGTTTTGTTTTCAGTTGAAAAGGCATTGAGAAGGAGATGAAAAGGCTGGCGAGTTGATCGATCACCCATACTTCTCGAGATTGGCTTTCTTATTGGGGTTTTGTTTTCAGTTGCATGCATTCGGTCTTTGAACTTTGTTGTTGCTTATCCTCGGCCATCACTCTCCGAGTGCCCATCACGCTTTGTGAACTACACTGACCAAAAGTCTATACTATGTGAAATCGACTGCTTCAGAAGTGTAATTGAGTGGTGAATTTATGAGTTCTGTCTTTAAATCTTAGTACGTAGCATAAACatgcacatacatacatatatacataaacatgCATATAAATACGCattaaaaaagtaatttttaatgtaaaatgtCTTACGTCCAAACAAGCGAAGCCTTACGTTCACAGTGAACTGCCACAGGGAGGGTGGGTAGATGGGTAGATGGGTAGATACGAGTTATTCGGGTACTGTAGACTTTTCCGGGTAGATGGTATGTATCTTGTCGCTAACTTGTAACACCACGTGTCTTGACTTATTTGGCGACTTCCGACAATACACAAAGCCACGTGTCTTAACGTATTTGGTGTCTGTCTTATCGCAGCCAGTCTTcgtcaatgctaattaatattgttGCCATGTTCGGTCGATGAAATTAATGACGCAAATGTAAATAAttagagagaagaaagaggGGAAAGAGACAgtaaatgtattaaataaatttcataatcattAACTAAGACTAATTATCTGCGAGCGAAAGGTCTTATATATAGTTGGCCTGCTTTGGAAAGCTTTTAATCCCTGTATTATTAATCTCCCTTCTTTTAGCCAGCTGCAGGATGGCAGGGATGGTAGAGGAGGAGAAGGAAGACTGCACCAAGGATGGAACAGTGGATCTCAAGGGCAGGCCAGTCCTCAGATCACAGACTGGGAGGTGGAGAGCGTGTTCTTTTATTGTTggtaatttactatttttttctttctgttcaTCTTAGTCATCTCTAATAACAGCTAGTGGTGATTAGAGTCGCAAATAAGTTAAGCTGTTTGCAAGTGAGCAGTTCGATGTTTGCCTCGATAAAAACTGTTCGTTAAGATAAACAACATAAATTTGagctttattttaaaatttaatttgtaagtaAATTGAAGTTGATATCACTAAACTCACAACTCGTTAAAACTTGCAAACATGTTTGATTAAAATCTTATGAATAttgataaattcaattaaaatctcaTAATCATGCTCAATTAGAAATTTACCAATAGTTCGTGAATAAactcgtttataaatatattttttgatgagTTGATCTTTAAGCTCGAGCTTGAGTCTAAAAATTGATTGGCCGAGAAGATTAGCTTG
The Diospyros lotus cultivar Yz01 chromosome 12, ASM1463336v1, whole genome shotgun sequence DNA segment above includes these coding regions:
- the LOC127786737 gene encoding protein NRT1/ PTR FAMILY 5.2-like is translated as MAGKVGEEKEDYTKDGTVDLKGRPVLRSQTGRWRACSFIVGYEVFERMAYYGITTNLVVYLTNKLHEDTVKSSNNVTNWVGTVWLMPLLGAYIADAHLGRYRTFIISSIIYLVGMCLLTLAVSVPALRPPSCGHGVVDCEKRASKLQLGVFFCALYIIALGTGGTKPNISTMGADQFDDFEPKERAQKLSFFNWWMFSIFFGTLFANTFLVYIQDNVGWAVGYSLPTVGLAISILVFIVGTPYYRHKTPSGSPLTKMAKVLVAASKKWKVVVPNDPKELQELSLEEYSISVKYRIDSTPSLRFLDKAAVKSGSSSPWSLCPVTQVEETKQMLKMLPILVATFFPSTMLAQTHTLFNVFIKQGTTLERSTGPPFEILPACLTAFLTMIFMLITIVVYDRFFVPAICRYTKNPRGITLLQRLGIRMALHVVVMLTSFLAERKRLSVARANGITEKHQIVLLSIFILPPQFAVTGVVDNFAEVAKLEFFYDQAPEEMKASAPPISPPAWEG